Proteins encoded together in one Microplitis mediator isolate UGA2020A chromosome 7, iyMicMedi2.1, whole genome shotgun sequence window:
- the LOC130671405 gene encoding 2-oxoglutarate dehydrogenase, mitochondrial-like isoform X1, which translates to MFSILRSFKIINNNNLFKQLYPVISKRFKRQNETFLNPTNGAFLEDIYNSWLRDPQSVEKSWDRYFRAFNFSSGQKTLDVDATIRAYQARGHLIADIDPLGIQNPEASKLQGTPTPAPAVVVRRHLEGITEADLDREHSLPNSLTVIGGTEKSLTLREILTRLNKIYCGHLGLEYTYIPDFEVLDWLRHKFEVPGAWELPADHRKYIWENLMRAVTFESFLAKKYGAEKRFGLEGCESFVPAIVQCFETSAELGVETAVIGMAHRGRLNTLVNICSKPMHQLFVQFNPIPMEGLGSGDVKYHLGTHSERFLERSRKKIRVAVLGNPSHLEAVSPLVVGRVRAEQVVQRDFKGKNSMAVLVHGDAAFAGQGICYETMHLTNLPDYTTGGVIHAVINNQIGFTTDPRYSRSSAHCTDVARVVNAPIFHVHADDPDLVAYCSKVAAEYRATYHNDVVLDIVGYRRNGHNEMDEPMLTQPLMYKRIKSHPNVLKIYTDKLLAEGIIDETFIKQETEKYLEHCEAEFQKAQKINKMQMSDWHDVPWTEFFANQKPENKIPQTGISPSDIKKINTAFSTSPEGIEPHAQVLRVMERRKKLINEGRFDWAMGEALAIVSLLKDGCHVRLSGQDSERGTFSHRIHIIHDQNRDKTWKNILHNIYPNQALYTVTNSPLSEFGVLGRDRFTAQFWAIEMGKTSRSSTFTAARNGRPRTRAFLSATRTISSAVRRQYSRVL; encoded by the exons atgttttctATACTAcgttcttttaaaataattaataataataatttatttaagcaGTTGTATCCAGTTATAAGTAAACGATTTAAACGTCAAAATGAAACGTTTCTTAATCCGACTAACGGAGCGTTTTTGGAAGACATTTATAATTCGTGGCTGAGAGATCCCCAATCTGTTGAAAAGTCATGGGATCGTTATTTTCGcgcttttaatttttcttcag GTCAAAAGACTTTAGATGTCGATGCAACGATTCGCGCTTATcag GCTCGAGGACATTTGATAGCAGACATAGATCCATTAGGAATCCAGAATCCGGAAGCGTCGAAGCTCCAAGGAACTCCAACCCCAGCACCGGCAGTGGTAGTTCGTCGTCACCTGGAAGGAATAACGGAGGCAGATTTGGATCGTGAACATTCTCTACCAAATTCCTTGACGGTAATCGGTGGTACCGAAAAATCATTAACTCTCCGAGAAATTCTTACGCgactcaataaaatttattgtgggCATTTAGGACTCGAGTACACTTACATTCCAGATTTTGAAGTG tTGGATTGGTTGAGACACAAATTCGAAGTTCCAGGGGCATGGGAGCTGCCAGCAGATCACCGTAAATACATCTGGGAAAACTTGATGCGCGCAGTAacatttgaaagttttttagctaaaaaataCGGGGCGGAAAAGCGTTTTGGTTTGGAAGGTTGTGAGTCTTTTGTGCCAGCAATCGTGCAGTGCTTCGAAACCTCTGCAGAACTTGGAGTTGAGACCGCGGTAATCGGGATGGCCCATCGTGGACGATTGAACACTTTAGTCAACATCTGTTCCAAGCCGATGCATCAGCTTTTTGTTCAATTCAATCCGATTCCTATGGAAGGACTGGGCTCCGGTGACGTCAAATATCATTTGGGAACTCATTCTGAGAGATTTCTTGAAAG AAGCAGGAAAAAAATTCGCGTTGCAGTCCTAGGTAACCCTTCGCATCTGGAAGCTGTTTCTCCCCTGGTCGTGGGTCGGGTCCGAGCGGAACAAGTGGTCCAGCGAGATTTCAAAGGGAAGAATTCAATGGCGGTTTTGGTTCACGGAGACGCGGCTTTTGCTGGCCAAGGAATTTGTTACGAAACAATGCACTTGACTAATTTGCCTGATTACACAACCGGTGGTGTCATTCACGCTGTCATTAATAATCAA ATTGGTTTTACAACAGATCCACGTTATTCACGTTCGAGCGCACACTGCACTGATGTCGCACGTGTCGTCAACGCTCCCATTTTTCACGTACACGCGGACGATCCCGATTTGGTGGCTTACTGCAGCAAAGTCGCCGCCGAGTATCG AGCGACTTATCACAATGATGTTGTACTCGACATCGTTGGCTATCGTCGCAATGGCCATAACGAAATGGACGAGCCCATGCTAACTCAACCATTAATGTACAAACGTATCAAATCTCATCccaatgttttgaaaatttatactgataaattattagCAGAAGGAATTATTGACGaaacttttattaaacaa GAAACGGAAAAATACTTGGAACACTGCGAAGCCGAATTTCAAAAAGcccagaaaataaataaaatgcagATGTCCGACTGGCATGACGTCCCATGGACTGAATTTTTCGCGAACCAGAAgccggaaaataaaattccccAGACGGGAATAAGTCCCagtgacataaaaaaaatcaacaccGCGTTCTCGACTAGTCCAGAAGGTATCGAACCTCATGCGCAAGTTCTCAGAGTAATGgaaagaagaaaaaagttaattaacgaAGGACGGTTCGATTGGGCAATGGGTGAAGCTCTGGCTATTGTTAGTTTACTAAAAGACGGTTGTCATGTGAGATTGTCGGGTCAAGACTCGGAGCGCGGTACTTTTTCACACCGGATTCATATTATTCATGATCAGAACCGCGATAAGacttggaaaaatattttacataacaTTTATCCCAATCAGGCGCTTTATACCGTTACCAATTCACCGTTATCGGAGTTTGGAGTCTTAG gtCGTGATCGATTCACTGCTCAGTTCTGGGCAATCGAAATGGGGAAGACAAGTAGGTCTAGTACTTTTACTGCCGCACGGAATGGAAGGCCAAGGACCCGAGCATTCCTCAGCGCGACTAGAACGATTTCTTCAGCTGTGCGACGACAGTACTCACGTGTCTTGTGA
- the LOC130671405 gene encoding 2-oxoglutarate dehydrogenase, mitochondrial-like isoform X2 has translation MFSILRSFKIINNNNLFKQLYPVISKRFKRQNETFLNPTNGAFLEDIYNSWLRDPQSVEKSWDRYFRAFNFSSGQKTLDVDATIRAYQARGHLIADIDPLGIQNPEASKLQGTPTPAPAVVVRRHLEGITEADLDREHSLPNSLTVIGGTEKSLTLREILTRLNKIYCGHLGLEYTYIPDFEVLDWLRHKFEVPGAWELPADHRKYIWENLMRAVTFESFLAKKYGAEKRFGLEGCESFVPAIVQCFETSAELGVETAVIGMAHRGRLNTLVNICSKPMHQLFVQFNPIPMEGLGSGDVKYHLGTHSERFLERSRKKIRVAVLGNPSHLEAVSPLVVGRVRAEQVVQRDFKGKNSMAVLVHGDAAFAGQGICYETMHLTNLPDYTTGGVIHAVINNQIGFTTDPRYSRSSAHCTDVARVVNAPIFHVHADDPDLVAYCSKVAAEYRATYHNDVVLDIVGYRRNGHNEMDEPMLTQPLMYKRIKSHPNVLKIYTDKLLAEGIIDETFIKQETEKYLEHCEAEFQKAQKINKMQMSDWHDVPWTEFFANQKPENKIPQTGISPSDIKKINTAFSTSPEGIEPHAQVLRVMERRKKLINEGRFDWAMGEALAIVSLLKDGCHVRLSGQDSERGTFSHRIHIIHDQNRDKTWKNILHNIYPNQALYTVTNSPLSEFGVLGFELGYSAYDHNTLTLWEGQFGDFANNCQVIISYDKTIFSKIQNRAAKNF, from the exons atgttttctATACTAcgttcttttaaaataattaataataataatttatttaagcaGTTGTATCCAGTTATAAGTAAACGATTTAAACGTCAAAATGAAACGTTTCTTAATCCGACTAACGGAGCGTTTTTGGAAGACATTTATAATTCGTGGCTGAGAGATCCCCAATCTGTTGAAAAGTCATGGGATCGTTATTTTCGcgcttttaatttttcttcag GTCAAAAGACTTTAGATGTCGATGCAACGATTCGCGCTTATcag GCTCGAGGACATTTGATAGCAGACATAGATCCATTAGGAATCCAGAATCCGGAAGCGTCGAAGCTCCAAGGAACTCCAACCCCAGCACCGGCAGTGGTAGTTCGTCGTCACCTGGAAGGAATAACGGAGGCAGATTTGGATCGTGAACATTCTCTACCAAATTCCTTGACGGTAATCGGTGGTACCGAAAAATCATTAACTCTCCGAGAAATTCTTACGCgactcaataaaatttattgtgggCATTTAGGACTCGAGTACACTTACATTCCAGATTTTGAAGTG tTGGATTGGTTGAGACACAAATTCGAAGTTCCAGGGGCATGGGAGCTGCCAGCAGATCACCGTAAATACATCTGGGAAAACTTGATGCGCGCAGTAacatttgaaagttttttagctaaaaaataCGGGGCGGAAAAGCGTTTTGGTTTGGAAGGTTGTGAGTCTTTTGTGCCAGCAATCGTGCAGTGCTTCGAAACCTCTGCAGAACTTGGAGTTGAGACCGCGGTAATCGGGATGGCCCATCGTGGACGATTGAACACTTTAGTCAACATCTGTTCCAAGCCGATGCATCAGCTTTTTGTTCAATTCAATCCGATTCCTATGGAAGGACTGGGCTCCGGTGACGTCAAATATCATTTGGGAACTCATTCTGAGAGATTTCTTGAAAG AAGCAGGAAAAAAATTCGCGTTGCAGTCCTAGGTAACCCTTCGCATCTGGAAGCTGTTTCTCCCCTGGTCGTGGGTCGGGTCCGAGCGGAACAAGTGGTCCAGCGAGATTTCAAAGGGAAGAATTCAATGGCGGTTTTGGTTCACGGAGACGCGGCTTTTGCTGGCCAAGGAATTTGTTACGAAACAATGCACTTGACTAATTTGCCTGATTACACAACCGGTGGTGTCATTCACGCTGTCATTAATAATCAA ATTGGTTTTACAACAGATCCACGTTATTCACGTTCGAGCGCACACTGCACTGATGTCGCACGTGTCGTCAACGCTCCCATTTTTCACGTACACGCGGACGATCCCGATTTGGTGGCTTACTGCAGCAAAGTCGCCGCCGAGTATCG AGCGACTTATCACAATGATGTTGTACTCGACATCGTTGGCTATCGTCGCAATGGCCATAACGAAATGGACGAGCCCATGCTAACTCAACCATTAATGTACAAACGTATCAAATCTCATCccaatgttttgaaaatttatactgataaattattagCAGAAGGAATTATTGACGaaacttttattaaacaa GAAACGGAAAAATACTTGGAACACTGCGAAGCCGAATTTCAAAAAGcccagaaaataaataaaatgcagATGTCCGACTGGCATGACGTCCCATGGACTGAATTTTTCGCGAACCAGAAgccggaaaataaaattccccAGACGGGAATAAGTCCCagtgacataaaaaaaatcaacaccGCGTTCTCGACTAGTCCAGAAGGTATCGAACCTCATGCGCAAGTTCTCAGAGTAATGgaaagaagaaaaaagttaattaacgaAGGACGGTTCGATTGGGCAATGGGTGAAGCTCTGGCTATTGTTAGTTTACTAAAAGACGGTTGTCATGTGAGATTGTCGGGTCAAGACTCGGAGCGCGGTACTTTTTCACACCGGATTCATATTATTCATGATCAGAACCGCGATAAGacttggaaaaatattttacataacaTTTATCCCAATCAGGCGCTTTATACCGTTACCAATTCACCGTTATCGGAGTTTGGAGTCTTAG gcTTTGAATTGGGATACTCAGCTTACGATCACAATACATTGACTCTTTGGGAGGGGCAATTTGGTGATTTCGCAAATAATTGTCAAGTAATTATTTCTTATGAcaaaactattttttctaaaattcaaaaccgggcagcgaaaaatttttaa
- the LOC130671428 gene encoding 2-oxoglutarate dehydrogenase complex component E1-like, which produces MSPKSLLRHPDAQSNLSEIETGTSFAAIYPDSSPTIIAPEAVKKVVICSGKVYYDLIAERRERKLDELIAIVRIEQICPFPYHLVAKEISRFPIAKIMWVQEEHQNQGAYYYVRDRIALALGLPIEEIRYGGRAPSAAPATGSKMIHQQEVKDFVNTAMSIE; this is translated from the exons ATGTCACCGAAGTCGCTGCTGAGGCACCCGGACGCCCAGTCAAATTTAAGCGAAATCGAAACTGGAACTTCATTTGCGGCAATTTATCCGGATTCATCACCGACAATAATAGCACCAGAGGCTGTTAAAAAAGTTGTTATTTGCAGCGGCAAAGTTTATTACGATCTTATTGCCGAGAGGAGAGAAAGAAAACTCGATGAATTAATAGCAATTGTCAGGATTGAGCAGATATGTCCCTTTCCATATCACTTGGTAGCCAAGGAAATTTCAAGGTTTCCTATTGCCAAG ataatgTGGGTGCAAGAAGAACATCAGAACCAAGGTGCATACTATTACGTCCGCGATCGCATTGCACTGGCATTAGGATTACCCATAGAAGAGATAAGATACGGAGGCCGCGCACCATCGGCCGCACCTGCTACAGGCAGCAAAATGATTCACCAACAAGAAGTAAAAGATTTTGTAAACACCGCCATGAGTATTGAGTAA
- the LOC130671427 gene encoding uncharacterized protein LOC130671427: MFSRLLLWCITLLVCVLTQTNNKVNGEEIKEEDRSILGNIFRYGADLKMNAADRIDDAFGQFGGLLGAGAGSVLSNVRQLGETAAEGIKRSDDAFENSLEAAKNAALLSYLTGRAAPKTAIDLANVSLKTLENLITNKETNLPSSGKQVKQMVVVYEDGSVEPVSDNLLSLLAGASPSIVSN; encoded by the exons ATGTTCTCACGTTTGTTACTATGGTGCATTACATTATTAGTCTGTGTATTAACtcag ACAAATAATAAAGTGAACGGTGAAGAAATCAAAGAAGAAGACCGGAGTATACTTGGAAATATTTTCCGTTATGGAGCAGATTTGAAAATGAACGCAGCTGATAGAATTGATGAT gCATTCGGTCAATTCGGAGGTTTATTAGGAGCAGGAGCCGGCTCAGTTCTATCTAATGTCAGACAACTAGGAGAGACAGCTGCCGAAGGCATAAAAAGAAGCGACGATGCCTTCGAAAACAGTCTGGAGGCTGCCAAAAATGCTGCGTTGTTGAGTTATTTGACCGGAAGAGCTGCACCTAAAACTGCAATAGACTTGGCCAATGTCAGCTTGAAGActcttgaaaatttgattACAAATAAAGAGACGAACTTACCGAGCTCGGGCAAACAAGTCAAACAAATGGTCGTTGTTTATGAAGACGGTTCCGTCGAACCtgtttctgataatttattgtCACTACTCGCGGGTGCTTCTCCATCAATAGTCTCCAACTAA